In the Fusarium oxysporum f. sp. lycopersici 4287 chromosome 9, whole genome shotgun sequence genome, one interval contains:
- a CDS encoding 26S protease regulatory subunit 6B produces the protein MGDVAVENPANQVAPHKRAAHSTIPTIDNFEGVSTDGGDDYANLKKLQRQLEYIQLQEEYIKDEQRSLKRELVRAQEEIKRIQSVPLVIGQFMEAIDQNTGIVQSSTGSNYVVRILSTLDREKLKASSSVALHRHSNALVDILPPEADSSIAMLGADEKPDVTYADVGGLDMQKQEIREAVELPLTHFDLYKQIGIDPPRGVLLYGPPGTGKTMLVKAVANSTTANFIRVVGSEFVQKYLGEGPRMVRDVFRMARENSPAIIFIDEIDAIATKRFDAQTGADREVQRILLELLNQMDGFDQTANVKVIMATNRADTLDPALLRPGRLDRKIEFPSLRDRRERRLIFSTIAGKMSLAPEVDLDSLIVRNDPLSGAVIAAIMQEAGLRAVRKNRYNIIQSDLEDAYSSQVKGTGEENKFDFYK, from the exons ATGGGTGACGTCGCTGTCGAAAACCCAGCAAACCAAGTGGCACCTCACAAGAGGGCCGCGCACTCAACCATTCCCACAATTGATAACTTCGAGGGTGTATCAACCGATGGAGGAGACGACTACGCGaacctcaagaagctccagagGCAACTAGA GTACATCCAGCTGCAAGAAGAGTATATCAAGGATGAGCAAAG GAGTTTGAAGCGTGAGCTTGTACGGGCTCAAGAAGAAATCAAGCGGATTCAGAGCGTGCCATTAGTTATAGGACAGTTTATGGAGGCTATTGACCAAAA TACTGGAATTGTGCAGTCTAGCACCGGATCCAACTATGTCGTCAGAATCCTCTCTACCCTCGACCgggagaagctcaaggcttCCTCCTCGGTTGCCCTCCATCGACACTCTAACGCCCTTGTCGATATTCTTCCCCCCGAGGCCGACTCCTCCATTGCTATGCTTGGCGCCGACGAGAAGCCCGATGTGACATACGCCGATGTCGGTGGTCTGGACATGCAGAAGCAGGAGATTCGCGAAGCTGTCGAGCTCCCCTTGACACACTTTGACCTCTACAAGCAGATCGGTATCGACCCCCCTCGAGGTGTTCTGCTCTACGGCCCTCCTGGTACCGGCAAGACTATGTTGGTCAAGGCCGTTGCCAACTCAACCACCGCCAACTTCATCCGAGTTGTCGGTTCCGAGTTCGTTCAGAAGTATCTCGGTGAGGGTCCCCGAATGGTCCGTGATGTTTTCCGCATGGCTCGCGAGAACTCTCCCGCTATTATCTTCATCGATGAAATCGACGCCATTGCCACCAAGCGATTCGACGCCCAGACCGGTGCCGATCGAGAAGTCCAGCGTATTCTTCTCGAACTTCTCAACCAGATGGATGGTTTCGATCAGACCGCTAACGTCAAGGTCATCATGGCCACCAACCGAGCCGATACTCTTGACCCTGCTCTTCTCCGACCTGGACGTCTCGACCGAAAGATCGAATTCCCCTCTCTGCGAGATCGCCGTGAACGAcgtctcatcttctccaccaTCGCCGGCAAGATGAGTCTGGCTCCCGAAGTCGATCTCGACTCCCTTATCGTCCGAAACGACCCTCTGTCTGGTGCTGTCATCGCTGCGATCATGCAGGAGGCTGGTCTCCGTGCTGTCCGTAAGAACCGTTACAACATCATTCAGAGTGATCTCGAGGACGCCTACTCAAGCCAGGTCAAGGGTACCGGCGAAGAGAACAAGTTTGATTTCTACAAATAG